From the Bacteroidia bacterium genome, one window contains:
- a CDS encoding sel1 repeat family protein produces MRRSFIHILFFALLATAATGQSYPDSPVYRDYRPKTERQDRGSVYRQQLNLFLLEREAANGDALAQHELGVRYLTGRGVQADSVRSALWMKRSAEQQYTPAMYNYALHLVNGWGVDWNPFEAYTWFLRAAEKGMPEAQFVVGVFHTDNLVLRQNWTEAHRWMSLAAKEGHEAAQRGKDEIERRGHVPAGTQVYNSSATRANESRWDADSVDTNTSRGAKHPDDASDAPPSHTTTKETNRSDVDASADDRNTQAGSEAWAPLFLDFERDSMQTDLSTMRLLHDCILSLSLDTDDSLRFVALLDGGDGTNVALERLRRAALVCNPEAMLLLGRLYEEGRNVSANISRAAKCYLQASWYESPLALASLGRLLNVPRHRDILVKQAWEGDADAQYALAALRALEIDNRITPDQAMDFLRRAIESSSSDALVQLGLWYASGRLVTQDREKAMEAFQRAAAAQNEEARLRLAAAAVVSEGSPLPVAVALPILEAYAESGSLLALTALARSYEAGIGRSPNKGIAARMYRDAAVRGSHSAYAALRRMYDILRPR; encoded by the coding sequence ATGCGGCGCAGTTTTATACACATCCTCTTTTTCGCCCTGCTCGCAACGGCAGCTACGGGACAGTCCTATCCGGATTCACCCGTCTATCGCGATTACAGACCGAAGACCGAACGCCAGGACCGCGGCAGCGTGTACAGGCAGCAGCTCAATCTGTTTCTTCTGGAGCGCGAAGCGGCGAATGGCGACGCGCTTGCCCAACATGAACTCGGTGTACGGTATCTGACGGGACGAGGTGTTCAAGCGGACAGCGTACGCAGCGCCCTCTGGATGAAGCGCTCGGCGGAGCAGCAATACACACCGGCCATGTATAACTACGCCCTGCATCTGGTGAACGGCTGGGGCGTGGACTGGAACCCCTTCGAGGCCTACACCTGGTTCTTGCGCGCGGCGGAAAAAGGCATGCCCGAGGCGCAATTCGTGGTCGGAGTATTTCATACCGACAATCTCGTCCTCCGGCAGAACTGGACAGAAGCTCATCGTTGGATGTCGCTCGCGGCGAAAGAGGGGCATGAGGCGGCACAGCGCGGAAAAGATGAAATAGAACGCAGGGGCCATGTCCCCGCAGGCACACAGGTATACAACAGCAGCGCAACCCGTGCCAACGAAAGCAGATGGGACGCAGACTCCGTGGACACAAACACCTCCCGCGGTGCTAAGCACCCCGACGATGCTTCCGACGCTCCTCCTTCACACACCACGACGAAGGAGACTAATAGATCCGACGTGGACGCCTCCGCGGATGATCGGAACACACAAGCGGGAAGCGAAGCCTGGGCACCTCTTTTCCTCGATTTCGAGCGGGACAGTATGCAGACCGATCTCAGCACCATGCGGCTTTTGCATGATTGCATCCTGTCGCTCTCCCTTGACACCGACGATTCTCTGCGCTTCGTCGCGTTGCTCGATGGCGGGGACGGCACGAATGTGGCTTTGGAGCGCCTCCGCCGGGCGGCGCTTGTCTGCAATCCCGAGGCGATGCTGCTTCTTGGCCGCTTGTACGAGGAGGGAAGAAACGTCTCCGCGAACATTTCCCGCGCGGCAAAATGCTACCTGCAGGCATCATGGTACGAATCGCCGCTCGCCCTGGCTTCGCTCGGACGTCTCCTGAATGTTCCTCGTCATCGTGACATACTCGTAAAGCAAGCCTGGGAGGGCGATGCGGACGCGCAATACGCGCTTGCTGCTCTGCGAGCTCTCGAAATAGACAACAGAATCACGCCGGATCAGGCAATGGATTTTCTACGGCGTGCTATCGAATCGTCTTCGAGCGACGCCCTGGTCCAACTGGGACTGTGGTATGCAAGTGGGCGTCTCGTGACACAGGACAGGGAAAAGGCTATGGAGGCTTTCCAGCGGGCAGCGGCGGCGCAGAATGAAGAAGCGCGGCTCCGACTCGCCGCCGCAGCGGTCGTGAGTGAGGGATCCCCGCTTCCGGTTGCCGTTGCATTACCCATTCTCGAAGCATATGCGGAGAGTGGATCGCTGCTCGCCCTGACGGCACTGGCGCGCAGCTATGAAGCCGGTATCGGCCGCTCGCCCAACAAAGGCATTGCAGCCCGCATGTATCGTGACGCCGCGGTGCGCGGCAGCCACAGCGCGTATGCGGCACTCAGGCGTATGTACGATATTTTGCGTCCCCGCTAA
- a CDS encoding RidA family protein, which yields MSHHREIVHTDKAPKAIGPYSQANIAGSLIFVSGQLGFDPATGEFVAGGVREQTHQVLKNMTAILEAAGASLADVTACTVYLKDMNDFVAMNEVYAQYFSENPPSRAAIQVARLPKDGIVEISCIAVKP from the coding sequence ATGAGTCATCACAGAGAAATAGTGCATACCGACAAAGCCCCCAAGGCCATCGGTCCCTACAGCCAGGCGAATATCGCCGGATCCTTGATTTTTGTTTCTGGTCAGCTCGGCTTCGATCCCGCGACAGGCGAATTCGTTGCAGGCGGCGTGCGCGAGCAGACGCATCAGGTGTTGAAAAATATGACTGCGATACTCGAGGCCGCGGGCGCGTCTTTGGCGGACGTCACCGCCTGCACCGTGTATCTCAAAGACATGAACGACTTTGTCGCGATGAACGAGGTGTATGCGCAATACTTCAGCGAAAATCCTCCATCGCGCGCTGCCATTCAGGTCGCCCGGCTTCCGAAAGACGGCATCGTGGAAATCAGTTGCATCGCCGTGAAGCCATGA
- a CDS encoding MmcQ/YjbR family DNA-binding protein, which produces MNIDMLRTYCQAKAGCGEDFPFDDQTLVFKVGGKIFCLASLDSIPLQINLKCDPERAVELREQFEAILPGYHMNKKHWNTLVLDGSLSSRLVRELIDHSYQLVVNTLPATVRSALLPR; this is translated from the coding sequence ATGAATATCGATATGCTCAGAACGTACTGTCAGGCAAAGGCGGGCTGCGGGGAAGACTTTCCCTTCGACGATCAGACGCTGGTATTCAAAGTCGGTGGCAAAATTTTCTGTCTCGCTTCTCTGGACAGCATTCCGTTGCAGATCAATCTGAAATGTGATCCGGAACGGGCAGTGGAATTGCGGGAACAGTTTGAAGCGATTCTTCCCGGCTATCACATGAACAAGAAGCACTGGAATACTCTCGTGCTGGACGGCTCCCTTTCGTCGCGCCTGGTCAGGGAATTGATCGATCACTCGTATCAGCTCGTCGTGAACACCTTGCCTGCGACCGTACGATCCGCTCTCCTTCCACGGTGA
- a CDS encoding spore maturation protein, which produces MDILRTIVSILSAVAIPALMLFFLVYGAMRKVKVYEVAVEGAKEGFQIAVRIIPYLVLMLVSIAVFRASGAMDVLITAVRPLTDLLGIPADALPMAVMRPLSGSGSLGVMTEIMKTHGSDSLLGMLVSTMYGSTETTFYVIAVYFGSVGIRNTRHALPTGLLADFISFLAAVFFVQLLFG; this is translated from the coding sequence ATGGATATTCTGAGAACAATTGTCTCCATCCTCTCCGCCGTCGCCATTCCGGCGCTGATGCTGTTCTTCCTCGTCTATGGCGCCATGCGCAAAGTGAAGGTCTATGAAGTCGCGGTCGAAGGCGCGAAAGAAGGGTTTCAAATCGCCGTGCGCATCATACCCTACCTCGTACTCATGCTCGTTTCCATTGCGGTCTTCCGCGCCAGCGGCGCCATGGATGTGCTGATCACTGCCGTGCGTCCTCTCACCGATCTGTTGGGCATACCCGCCGACGCCCTGCCAATGGCCGTGATGCGGCCATTGTCCGGAAGTGGTTCGCTGGGTGTTATGACGGAAATCATGAAAACGCACGGGAGCGATTCACTGCTCGGAATGCTCGTGTCGACGATGTACGGCAGTACGGAAACCACATTCTATGTGATCGCGGTGTACTTCGGCAGCGTCGGCATACGCAACACCCGTCACGCTCTGCCCACCGGACTTTTGGCCGACTTCATCTCCTTCCTCGCGGCGGTATTCTTCGTGCAGTTGCTCTTCGGTTGA
- a CDS encoding N-acetylmuramoyl-L-alanine amidase translates to MKPEKSYIPALLNRLIPLLLLSFAFSACGPTVYYVQPPDWKDAFKRDSAIASFRDALRTKTIFLDPGHGGDDRASVGPAGDVVEADVNLRVALALRDYLKQAGANVIMSRETDVTVPLEARAQQANANKADLFISIHHNAADNPHTNYTVTFYHSRAGEPGYRPSSFDLARYIQRDLSYVMGTPGPLASFDGTMSDFQLYPGKGFSVLRNTAMTATMVECSFFSSAYEEQRLKNEEFNRIQAWGIFRGIGKYVSAGIPVLRYASPVVFAESQPKIEIEVSDRADILDESILVYINGKEQGFAYNRNTGRITVTPYDALAQGYHRLTAQVRNSAGNSSAPFELHFAVGKPPVSLRSTAEPALLPPDRSAFSMITILALDSTGSSVPDGLPIRFRASTGLDTILTLREGLARVYLYPGRSERVTFEASNGPIRTEGVVTTAPDAKYARGLVMSTEGKAIEGASIVMPGGAAVTTNDRGEYIIAGRDTEGMEVIVEARGYFGLRQQLTGRPVQDPVLLAPVANGALLGKPVVLNLASPLDSDDRERIDFLAMKHLRQLLVASGAMVTAPAIDTTLKMEDALMREPRALVVQFAVDAAGRTVTLRANAESRSRDLGILLQRIVPQFTRISLHRFVLRMPPRSELKGNTQIGIDLPAPSARTYTAQVAPLFSWNIAWALYSAILSDAGYNSAGTKRVEVSVVDRQKNPAPFVLVELNHALQAMTDNTGKCIFPGVTITEDDVSVVDSENFIIKGVSTEVLR, encoded by the coding sequence ATGAAGCCAGAGAAATCGTACATTCCCGCGCTCCTGAACCGGCTCATCCCTTTGCTGCTGCTGTCGTTCGCGTTTTCCGCCTGTGGGCCCACGGTATATTACGTTCAGCCGCCGGACTGGAAAGACGCCTTTAAACGCGATTCCGCCATTGCATCCTTCCGCGATGCCTTGCGGACCAAAACCATTTTCCTCGATCCCGGTCATGGCGGCGACGACCGCGCCAGCGTCGGTCCGGCGGGCGATGTGGTGGAAGCCGATGTGAATCTGCGCGTCGCCCTGGCGCTGCGCGACTATCTCAAGCAAGCGGGTGCCAATGTGATTATGTCCCGCGAAACGGATGTGACCGTTCCTCTCGAAGCCCGGGCACAGCAGGCCAATGCGAACAAGGCGGACCTGTTCATTTCCATCCACCACAACGCGGCGGACAATCCCCACACGAACTATACCGTCACCTTCTACCATTCGCGGGCTGGAGAGCCGGGCTACAGGCCGTCAAGCTTCGATCTCGCGCGTTACATCCAGCGCGACCTTTCTTATGTGATGGGCACACCCGGTCCGCTGGCGTCCTTCGACGGCACCATGTCGGATTTCCAACTGTATCCGGGCAAGGGATTTTCCGTGCTTCGCAACACGGCGATGACAGCAACCATGGTGGAATGCTCCTTTTTCTCCAGCGCGTACGAAGAGCAGCGGTTGAAGAACGAGGAATTCAACCGCATACAGGCCTGGGGCATTTTCCGCGGCATCGGGAAATACGTCAGCGCGGGAATTCCCGTGCTCCGCTATGCCTCGCCTGTAGTGTTCGCCGAGAGTCAGCCGAAAATCGAAATCGAAGTGTCGGACCGCGCCGACATTCTCGACGAAAGCATACTCGTCTATATCAACGGCAAGGAACAGGGCTTCGCTTATAACCGCAACACCGGACGCATCACCGTCACGCCCTACGACGCACTTGCGCAGGGGTATCACCGACTCACCGCACAGGTGAGGAACAGCGCCGGCAATTCCTCCGCGCCTTTCGAGCTGCATTTCGCGGTCGGCAAACCGCCCGTCTCTCTGCGCTCCACAGCCGAACCCGCTTTACTCCCACCGGATCGCAGCGCGTTCAGCATGATCACCATACTCGCGTTGGACAGCACCGGGAGCTCGGTACCGGACGGTCTTCCCATCCGCTTCCGTGCATCCACCGGTCTCGACACCATTCTCACGCTCAGGGAGGGCCTCGCGCGCGTGTACCTTTACCCGGGACGCAGCGAGCGGGTCACCTTCGAGGCCAGCAACGGACCCATCCGCACCGAAGGCGTGGTCACCACAGCACCTGATGCCAAATATGCCCGCGGTCTGGTCATGAGTACCGAGGGGAAAGCCATCGAGGGCGCGAGTATCGTGATGCCCGGCGGTGCGGCGGTCACGACAAATGATCGCGGCGAGTATATCATCGCCGGCAGGGACACCGAGGGGATGGAGGTCATCGTCGAAGCGCGTGGCTATTTTGGTCTCCGGCAGCAACTCACGGGACGACCGGTACAGGATCCAGTGCTTCTCGCACCCGTGGCCAATGGCGCGTTGCTCGGCAAGCCCGTGGTCCTGAACCTCGCCTCGCCGTTGGACTCGGACGACAGGGAAAGAATTGATTTCCTCGCCATGAAGCATCTTCGGCAACTCCTGGTCGCGAGCGGCGCCATGGTAACGGCCCCTGCCATCGATACCACGCTGAAGATGGAGGACGCACTTATGCGCGAGCCGCGCGCGTTGGTCGTGCAGTTCGCAGTTGATGCGGCTGGACGCACCGTCACTCTGCGCGCCAATGCGGAATCCCGCAGCCGTGATCTGGGCATACTGCTGCAGCGTATCGTGCCGCAGTTCACCAGAATTTCTCTCCACCGTTTCGTGCTTCGCATGCCGCCACGTTCCGAACTCAAGGGGAATACACAAATCGGTATCGATCTCCCCGCACCATCGGCCAGAACGTACACGGCGCAGGTCGCACCGCTGTTTTCCTGGAATATCGCCTGGGCACTCTATAGCGCCATCCTCAGCGATGCGGGATATAACAGTGCCGGAACGAAACGGGTGGAGGTGAGCGTCGTTGACCGGCAGAAAAATCCGGCCCCGTTTGTACTGGTGGAACTCAATCACGCATTGCAAGCCATGACGGATAATACGGGCAAATGCATTTTCCCCGGCGTGACCATCACGGAAGATGATGTGAGCGTCGTGGACAGCGAGAATTTCATTATCAAAGGCGTGAGCACCGAAGTGCTCCGCTGA
- a CDS encoding methyltransferase domain-containing protein, protein MNILDPDAFYDSLASEYDAMTQFAARLEKQKSMLSQYAGVRRAVDMGCGTGIHSIALAQLGARVVGIDVSAGMLERARTHAAGLNVIVDFVQGDFMSTPPAPLLPADLLLCLGNSLPHIERATLPGVLAHWRALMTPGGTVVIQLLNYERILRERERIVNIRKTADGTVLRFYDFLDEGLQFNILTMTESDLGLTHSLRSTRLTPFTASTIVSAARDAGFTNVRLCSTLSGDPFTPDATDCVAMLGGG, encoded by the coding sequence ATGAATATTCTTGATCCCGACGCTTTCTACGACAGTCTCGCCTCCGAGTACGATGCGATGACGCAATTCGCCGCACGGCTGGAAAAACAAAAGAGTATGCTATCGCAATATGCGGGCGTCCGCAGGGCCGTCGACATGGGCTGCGGGACGGGCATCCACAGCATCGCGCTTGCGCAGCTCGGTGCGCGTGTTGTCGGCATCGATGTGTCCGCAGGTATGCTCGAACGCGCCCGGACGCACGCCGCAGGACTGAACGTGATTGTGGATTTTGTGCAGGGAGATTTTATGTCCACACCTCCCGCTCCTCTGCTGCCGGCGGATCTGCTCTTGTGCCTCGGAAATTCCCTCCCGCACATCGAACGCGCGACGCTTCCCGGCGTACTTGCGCATTGGAGGGCATTGATGACGCCCGGAGGCACCGTCGTGATACAACTGCTGAACTATGAGCGCATTCTCCGGGAGCGGGAGCGCATTGTGAACATCAGAAAAACTGCAGACGGAACCGTGCTGCGCTTCTACGATTTCCTCGATGAGGGCTTGCAGTTCAACATCCTTACCATGACAGAATCGGATCTGGGATTGACGCATTCGCTGCGCTCCACACGCTTGACCCCGTTTACCGCTTCGACTATCGTCTCCGCCGCTCGCGATGCCGGATTCACGAATGTACGGCTGTGCTCGACCTTGAGCGGAGATCCCTTCACCCCTGACGCCACGGACTGTGTCGCGATGCTGGGGGGCGGGTAG